The Populus nigra chromosome 4, ddPopNigr1.1, whole genome shotgun sequence genome contains the following window.
agaaatataatttttataacttgttattatttaaaataatgatatgagtaagagaggagaaagaaaaaaaaagaaaaaaatctcagAGACATATCAAAGCTCTCCAATTATAATACCACTAGTTTCATTAGAAAGATTTTAACGTGATAAGtccaacaacacaaaaaaaaatcattaatggtGGCCCGAGTAGACCATTCATGTTGTCAAAGATAAATgaatcattctttatttttgGACAACAAGGATGACCCAACTGGGTCACCAATTTCTTGgtgttataaaatttatttataataataatgatactGTAATTAGAGTTTGAACTTTAAAGTGTTATTTtggcaatattttattttaaatagtgctaaaaactaaaaataacctGAATAAGAggggaaataaaaagaaaggggaAGAGAAAGAAACCCTAAGACAAGGCCGGATGGTCTTTAATGAAATGTAGATGCCAAGATTGAGTGCAGACATTTGTAGGCAGTAATGACCTGGCCTCCAATTTCTAGTTCTGCGTTTAACCAATGCCAGAGATGCGTAAGCTATCGTTGACTGTGGATAGAAAGTGGAGGCCAGCTTTACGTACATGTCCATTAAACAAGCAAGTGTTTGATATTTCCGTTTAACTGTCCTttataacatttttatatttttagtaccaaattattttttatgtataattgtTCTTACgtgaaaaagattaaaatagattttataaattaaaaaaatattttaatatattttctaaaaaaaactttataaaataagttttgttatcataatttaaaaactttgatCTAATGGCAAGTCGATCCGGAACCTGAAATGAAATTAGAatgggtttaaaaaaaattaaaaaaaaactcggataatctaataaaaaacctGAATTAACCCAATAATCTCGTTACCTGATAAATTTGATCTAAAATTCAATTGCAActtgttgataaaaaattaaagatgaatcTGGAATAACTTGGTGATTCGGTTAAAATATGTTACCCAATCtaagtttaaaaacaatttttactacattttaaaaaattcattgaaaaacaaGAGGATGTAGCCTATGGATGATGTCGGGCCATGGACACATTAAATCATGTTCAAAGAATTGTTACGTGGTCTGTGTGCTGTAGCATGTAACAATAGATAAGGGTTCATTTCACTTTCCAATCCGATTGTGGGGGTCTTCATTAACCCGGACAAGCATAATTTTTCCAAAAgacattaattatattttgaaagtaattattttttaaaatattttttatttaaaaatatattaaaaatatatttttaatattaacacattaaaaaaacataaaaaatcaatttaaatcaaaaacaaaaacacaaacacgaataataataaaaagaaatacctCCAACTCGTGAACAATGGGATTCAGGATTGTATTTAATTTGGAAAATCTGAAATTCAAATTCTTGATAAATGATTGTATCATATGAGATcgattcctttttttctttttggtaattTATGGGATTGATTCCTTGAAACATAGAAGAATCTTAGTCATCCGACGCGTTGAAGAGTCTGTGCATCACAAGAGCCTTTCTCCTGGCTCTTTCCAACGCATTAAGTGGTCAAAATAGATTTGATCTAGCCCCGGCAACCTCCTGATAATAACAATCACTGCCATAATTGTTAAGCCTTCTCTTCACCACTCTATGCAAATAGCTAGAATGCACCCAATCAAGTCAAGGAGATGAACCGACCTTGAAAGAAAGGGGTCCTTCTACTCGAAAGTTGGCAGCGGAAACTTTCCTTGCCATCGCCAAGCATTGAAGTGTCAGCAGCTGCAAAACCATGCTCTTATTTTGACCGTTGATACATCAGATGGCTAGATTGTGAACAAAGAAGCCCTTAGCATAGAGGGCAAGAAACTAGGAGGCGAATACGGTAAGCTTGACATTGGTTCAAATCTAGATACTTTTGCCTCGACACCAGCAGAATTGGCAGCTGGTGAGGGATACTAATGCCAGGAAGAGCCTCGAGTGCTTCTTTGCCAGTATTGACTGCACAGTGACGCCTCTTGAACctcttagaaaagaaaagaaaaatctccaCACATGAAATGATATCTCCAGAGACGTCAACCTAATCTGCACATATCTTTGGTTTGAATGGAGAtcgtccaagaaaaaaaatcagagaaaaAATGGTTAATTAGTTACTGTGTAGCTCAATTTTCCCTTCACATGTTTTCAATGGCAAGAAGGTTTATTATCACAGCAGCTGCAGGAAAAGGTGAATATGTTTCAAACTCAGTAAGCATCAGAACAACCAAATGAGGATAAAAGAACCTTTTCCCTGCTGGATATGTATGGTTACAGGACTAACATAAAGTACCTTCACCAGAAAAGCCATAACAATCCAACGCTATTATCATTACGGGAAATGAAATGACTTGGGAAAATGCAGTTTACAGACACGAAAATCTATTCCATCAAAGTATAATCAAACATAGAAATTCCTTTTGATTCCCACAGACAATGTCTTGGGTTTCATGACCCCTCTCAAACTTCAATACAGCCAACAAGGCCTCAAAGAGAAATAAAGCAGGCCTCGCTTTGAGAGGCAACCCCTAAACATTCAAACAAATCCAATCACATTCGCCTTTACGCTACTTTTGTGATGGCTAACATGCGGCACTGTTACATCAAATCACACAAACAGAGATACCTCTTTCCCCCAAACTCATAAGCCCTCAATTTGCTATCACAGCCATTTCAAAGACTCAAGAAAGCATCCCATCAAAAGGCAGGGTTGCAAGAGACATTATAAACCCAAACCcagatagaaaaagaaaacaaaagaactaaaaaattatggcaaaaaattcaaaaaaaaatgaatatgtgAGTAAGCATATGAGCCAAATGTTGTACAAGCAGTCTTCAAGACCTTTCTCCCCGCCTCTATTCTTTTTCCCACCTTGTGGCATTGGCCTGTTAACACTATCAGCTTTTACTCTATGTAACCCAAAGCGTTGCCTTATCTACTTTTCCTTTCTCTGTTTCTCCTTTCTTTGGTTGCTCCTTAAGGAGACATTTTCAATCAACTCCAAATTACATATCCATAGGGTGGGGGATCATTAAGAAAACTCGTATCACAAACAATCTTTTTCTCTATCCAAGTGTTTTCATCAAGCTGCCCTTAATTCTTATCAGGATCATCGAATGTAAGCCGTCTTCTCTTGATGCCATTTATCGAAGAATTCCTACTAGCTGAACTTACATTAGCTGTTGATCGAAGGTTTTCCACATCTAATTGCTGCAGTAGATTGTAACATCGAAACACATCTTCCTGCGACACAAAAAGGCAAAGAAGAAGTCCAAGGTTAAAGGATTAATCTAACTATAtgaagaaaacatattatttttttgtttagaaaaagtGAACAAATTAATTACTCACAATATTAAGAAATCCTGGATAAGCAACGGAATTCATCTGGGTCTCCAATGTGGTTCTTGTTAGGCTGTTATTTATTACCACCAATGAGGCAGCCGCTGCTATAACAGAAGGTCGATGGCTCATCAAATGTATCTCTGCATGTAGTGTAAGATACTTGGCATCaatgtaaaacaaaataattgaaaagaagTAACTAAAGGATGAACCCAAAACTAACATTGATGTCTATTAAAATTAAGCACCTTTCATTAAAGCCAAAATGTATCGCACGGTCCTAGATATTGTTTCCCTCGGTGGAGAATCCTGCCGGGAGAATCTCATTATGAAGTAGCGAAGAAAAGCAAAAGGAGTTGTATAGTTCATTCTCCATTGCAATGTGCTCAATATTCCAAGCTCTACTCTTTTAACACTCTTACTTTCAAATATAACCCCATCTGTTTGGAACTCCGGTGAAGAGGGCACCTGTACTTCCTCCATCTTTGAGGCCAGAGAAATACATGCTACTGATATCAATTTAACTACCCAAGAATACCTTCTCTGCAATAccaaaaaaccataaacaaacCACAAGTACAGGAAGAAGTGCATATGGAGTTGAAACCTTCGATTCAAAAGTCTTACATCAATGGAACGACTTGAAATGAACCGATCAAAATATATCATGGACAAGTAAGCGGtatgaaaatgaaaaccaaaGGTTTTTCTTGTCtgcatcaaaaaaatattccatcGAAACAACGAATCAGAACAAGAAAGTGTTGATAACAAtttgaaaggggaaaaaaacagggggataaagaaagaaacactAACTCTGAGAATCCAAGTAATAGCTTCCAAGCGAGCATTTCTAAACCAGCTATCAATAACCAAAGTGTCGTTAGCACTGAACCCACGATGAGGTTCTTGATTAGCCAACAACGCCAAATACTCTTCTTCTTCCGTATCTGGATCACCAACATAAGTCCGTGAAATATCAATGTATGTATCATCCTCATCTGCCACTGACAATTCAGCACGAAAATCTTCTTGACGAAGAAGATCATTGGGAGATAAAGATTCGCCCGCCATGTTTTATGAGAGCATGTGTGAAATTATTAACTgctaaaagagaagaaaaacaagtttGGAAAAGGGAGATGGAGATGAGGAGCGAAGATTTTTGGTCACTGTTTTAACGCTTGTCTATGGTTTGTTTCGTAACAAgtattttttctagattttaatTTATCCAATTAAGAGATTgcttgctttcttttcttttgttttatactgtaaaaataaagatcagTTTTTGGACTCGAAGTAGTAGGGTGGGTGGGGGATCTTTGTTGGATATGACGTGAATGTAGGAGCGTATGCTTCACACCCCGACGATGAGAATATGTGGGGGACGGACGGTCACTTGTCAGGTGGGTGCCGTACAGCAGGTATTGGTACCTGGAACTTGCACATTGGTTAGGAGGGACAATCAAAAACATTTTGCATCACAGGGGCCAATgtctctcttttaaaaaaaagaaaagaaaaaaagatggcaACATCATCCTGACATGGCGATACAGCTGGTCCTCATGTCAGAGAGGACCAGTCAGAAAGTCATCTGTATTTAAATTactattaacattaataaaacaGTGGCTAAATTAATGCAAACAGTTGCAAAACactcataaaatattattcaattaaaataatattttatatttttttaattttttcttttaattccatCGTTAACTACctgattttatttcatttttttttaatattagattgttttaaaaattatgatttgtttttttactaagtTATATATTaatctcatgatttttttttcgatttcaatCTTTAATATTAGATATGTTGAAAGTGAGActtcgtatttttttttctataaatttattttgatatcatgacttagatcatgagtttaacaggttaactcgagttggctcaagttttttttactatttttctaattattattttatttcatcttttaacactgagttagttgaaaattaaaatttttttttattttttattttttatgagattattctgATTTCATGGTTGGGTCATGAATTTGACAGGttgacctgaattttttttattatttttgggttattttttaatattaagttatttggaaattgagtttcataattttttttaatttactttttatggaaTTATTCTAGTCTCGtggatttagttttttcaatctagtttcttttattcttttcagtttcatcctttaatattaaattatttgggaattaagtttcataattttttttaatttgttttttatgaaattattctggtctcatgaatttattttatctttctcaATCTCAACATTCAATATTAGAATTATTGAAAATgaagctttgtagttttttttatttactttttatgaaattattctaATCTTATAACCTAGGCCGCAGGTTTAAAAGGTAAGCCtgagttgacttgagtttttttttaattgattttttttcatttcatccttcgatattaaattgattgaagattgaatttcataatttttttatttgttttctataatattatcCTAATCTCATGTCTTAAGTTTTGGGTTTGAGAGGTTAACTCGGGTTAcctctagtattttttttatatgtttttttttaaatcttgtcctttaatatttggttgattagaaattaatcttcataatttattttgacttgctttctataaagttatcacgGTCTGATGATCCGGATTgcagatttgacaggttaacttggatcgatccaatatatcgttgtctcaatatttaaaaattaaaattatttttttattagaaaaaacattatcaaatttaaatattttttgcattaaaaaaatggatCTAACTTGTAGTACAACACAAGTCAATGATCAAGTAATTAACTATAGTATAAATCAGATTTATATAAACTATCACCATGTAGAAAATCGCCCTGCACACTTCGATGGGTTCATGggattctatatatatatataataagatgttttaaattcttaattagaaATCAATTTCCCggcatctttttcttttaactctTACGTATTAAATGATTGTCAAAGCCAGTAATTTAAATGATGGCAAGTTATTAAACTGTTCAACACAACTAATTgtaccattatttttttaaaaaaataacactggatactataataaaatgaagagttattcatttttatttgacGTTCAGGGCATCGGCTAATGTTGATGAGATATGAAATCTATTTGAATAATCTTAGAACGAGTCCGGTGCATCGGCTAAACCTTGTTCGTAATGTGATGATAAGAttattcaaatttgatttttgagaaataatttttacgTACTCGACAAGTGCTGCCTAATCGCTTACCTATTCTATTCATCAAGTTGTTGAAGTTTCCACTAGCTAACAGGAAAAGaaactctctctttctttttatttttttataagctaTTTAATAGATAGTCTAGTAATAAAagcttgagattaaaaaatttattttctatatgaatttaaatttgctttgtggttgctaatatgatggtcattagaggcttatataatcgttaactttagagcTCATAGAATTAGTTAGGATGAATGAAAGCTAACTCGGACACcaacattaataattaaaaaaaaagggattctAATCTAAAAGCTGAGAGGATAGACGCACGCATACTGTGTTGAAGACATTGACTAAACCCTCGAacgggaaaaagaaaagatcccAACTTTTAATCTCCTTTTCGCCAAAAAGAAGCAGCAGAAAACAAATGGAACTTCCTTTCTTTATGTAAACTCCAAATGAAAACCCAACGAAAGATTCCAAGTTAGGTTCTTCCCAATTTTAGCGTTTTCTAAAGTGAAGTCCTAcacatttatatattaaattgattataattaattgtAGCCATAGAATCATATATGTATTGTTCAGGGCAACATAgacaatttatataaaaaatggcaCAAGATCTAATTAGCTTAACTATAAAAATTCTCGGTGGCAGCTCACGTTAATATAAACTATGACTTCATTATATTATCTCTAATTACCTCTGACAATCTTTAATAGCTTCAGAAAATTCCACTCTATTTCTTTAACTTTATCACATACCCCTTTTATTCTCAGCCTTGGAGACCGAGTTCGAaggtatttattattattatcaaaattaagtGTCCAGTGCACCTTAAAAAATGTCTCTGAGCTGGGATGGTATTAAATGTCTCTGGTCGTTCGTGTCCTATATCATGCATCCCTATGAAAGTCTCCATGGAATCTTGCTTTGTTTTTCTgatcagtgttttttttttagtacttAATTTGTCACCAGCTCTGCCTTGACTAATCAGCTATATATAGATCCAGATTACACCGAATCATTATAAACTCAACTTAACTGATCTTCTTTCATCAGGACAAGCTTAAGAAAGATAGAATCAAGGTAAATCAAATCAGATCCAAGCTTACGGCTGGTTAATTATGACATGCTACCACATTGTCCCAACTAATCTAGTCATGAACAAATTAAACCTTTGCATCGAACTTGTAATATGGGGGCGGGCACAGAATATTCTTTCGAATATATGAGCATTGAGCATATTGAATGAATGCAGGTGAGCGGTCCACAAAATCTCAAtacatgaaactcaattttgatATCGAGCAGACCTGAAATCTAACAACAGCTACAGATATTGATCTTGTCATCATTCACATGCTTGGCAATATTTCCTGGCACGCACTGCGTTCCATTGCAGATTTCATTGGATGTGTGCCATCATTCATTTCAGAACTCAGCCTTTCCATCACATTGAATACGAAATTTCTTAAACaccaaaattcataatttaatgtTCCTTGTGCTTTCTGTAATCACGTTGGCATtattatggtttatttttttaagtgatgaCCATTAAAAGTGATGATGCTAGCGATCATAcataaatagattaaaaaaaaaaagattttagttGTTTATAAGGacaaaaaacatcttttttttttatggtaaaacTTTTAAAAGGACTAAGCCCTCTATGTGGTACAGTCTATGAGAACATCAGCAACGTGTGATTACCCAAACCTCTTGTTTAGGGGCTATGATGATGTTATTAATCTCACTTCATTTAAGAGACGAGAGCTTTGATCACTTATAAGCACAAAACACACCTCTCTTCTCAAGAGATgtcttttaaaataacataacctattttctattatatgtttcaagtaaaataatattttttggagGGTCTATCATATTCGGGTGTAGAATCACATAGGAGGATATGAGATTGGTGTCATCATCAGAAAGGACTTCTGATAAATTGACTTGTTCCTTGATTATGGAACACATAGAGGTTGTCTTCCTCGGTTTTAATCAACTGAGAAGAATAGCTGAAATAAGTGGGGTCGAATTGAGAAGCACTTTCTTTTCCAGCAGCAACATATCTACAGCATTGAATGACAATACAAAGCTTGTGTGTTTGTCTCAGGGGTCCAACGTAGTCCTTTGGCCAACTGCTTTTTACATGGAACCCGGAGTGACATTGTAGCTCGTTCTATTTGTCTGATCTCTACTTGTAAAGGAAAAGCTCAAAATCAGTCCCCAGTAGTTGGATCATGATCCAACTGCTGGTTACGAGACACAGTTTCTGATCCTAACAAAAGAAGTttctcttggaaaaaaaaaaaaaggagattgAGTCTGAATAAATTATAACAGAACTCCACCAATACTTGGGAATTAACGCAATTACGTAGAATTAATTGCCAACTAAATTTGGAGTTAATTGCCTCAGTTCATCAACCTTGGCAAGAATCGGGACTAGAGGATATGATCGATCTTAAGTTGGAGAAATGAAGAAGCTGTTGAATAGGAGAAATGAAATCTAGCTTTTTATACCTAACCTATATTCTATATGCATTTTTACTTCTTCAGTTTTTCACCATTTCATTACTGGGATCCCCGGACTGTCGACTTGAATGCCACTCCAGCTTACCCTAGAttgaaaaatacatcaattaaTGGACTCAGTGTGTGATTTCCAGCCATTTCTTATCCACTTTTTCATGATAGTTGCCATAAAATACATGGCAATAATTTCAAAGGCTCGCATCATAACAGGATTTCTTTCTGCAAATGGGGTGGCCTAGCTAGACCTGTAGATAGCATCACCGTTTgctattatttgtattttatatacaTAGGACTTGACTCATCGAGATTTGGCACACATAATTAAATATTCTTCTATCTTCTTTGATaaaattgacttttaatttcttaatggCGTTTTGTAACTAATTTCTGTGTTCATTAATGTTAAAATTGGAGACAATTGAAATAAATGCTTATCCATTATATCCAGCAGCATTTATGCTAAGCACCACTCATTTTTGTTAGATTCGATatacaaaaaatcataattgtCAACAAAATTGATACAATTGTTTCTataatcaaatttcttttttttttcgaacctcatgattaataaattaaaagtgatcattttaaatgttattatagtgtatatttaaaatatatactggtttaaattcttaagaaaaacagtcaataaaattcaattttgttgcAGCAAGCGAGAGACATCAGACAAGGACCTGGTTAAGCTAGCCATCATCAATTTGCAAGCAGGTCCATTAatcttaattttgtttgttttttagtaggattttatcatatttatttgataaaaatagaaagCCAGTAAAGCTTCTTTTATTTGATGGCCCCTCCAATTCCAGGTTGAATGGGAGTTGACCCAGTTAAGCCGGAAAGTGTCCATTCCCGCACCTTTAGCAAGATCGTTCTTCAA
Protein-coding sequences here:
- the LOC133691693 gene encoding cyclin-D5-2-like codes for the protein MAGESLSPNDLLRQEDFRAELSVADEDDTYIDISRTYVGDPDTEEEEYLALLANQEPHRGFSANDTLVIDSWFRNARLEAITWILRTRKTFGFHFHTAYLSMIYFDRFISSRSIDRRYSWVVKLISVACISLASKMEEVQVPSSPEFQTDGVIFESKSVKRVELGILSTLQWRMNYTTPFAFLRYFIMRFSRQDSPPRETISRTVRYILALMKEIHLMSHRPSVIAAAASLVVINNSLTRTTLETQMNSVAYPGFLNIEDVFRCYNLLQQLDVENLRSTANGLPLKARPALFLFEALLAVLKFERGHETQDIVCGNQKEFLCLIIL